The Fimbriiglobus ruber genomic sequence ACGGCCGCGCGGGCGGCCACCCGGCCGTTGACGACCGCCAGGTCGAGAGCTCCGTCGTGGTCGAAGTCCGCGAGGAGGGTTCCGAATCCGGTCGCCCGCCAGGTGGGAGTAATTAACCCGGCCGCGGCCGACTGGTCGCGGAAGAATCCGCGCGGTTTTTGCGTCCAGAGGGTGTTGGTTTCTTCCGCGAGGTGCGTTACGAACAGGTCGAACATGCCGTCGCCGTTGACGTCCCCGAGCGCGACGCCCATGCCGGCCTGAGACTGGCCCATGTTGTTGTACGCGAGGCTCCGCTCGACCGCTTCCTCCTTGAACGTCCCGTTCTTCTGATTCATCCAGAGGTGGTTGGCGGCCCCGTCGTTGGCCACGAAGATGTCCGGCCACCCGTCGCCGTCGAAGTCGGCACAGACGACCCCCAACCCGGGCCCCGGTGTCCGACCGAGGCCGCTGGTCTCGGTCACGTCTTCAAACCGGGCGCGGGCAGGCGTGTTGCTTCCGGGCGTCGCTGCGGGTCGGCCTCCGAGGTTGTGAAAGAGTCGGCTGACGCGCCCTTTGAAAGTCTTGGGGGCACAAAAGTCGCGAGTGCCGTTCGGGGCCTGACAGGGCCAGGTCGGATCGTAGTCGACGTAGCTCAGGACGACGAGGTCGAGCCACCCGTCGCGGTCGTAGTCGAAAAACGCCGCCGACGTGCCCCAGGCCGGGTTGTCGACGCCGGACTCGCGGGTCACGTCGGAAAACGTCCCGTCGCCGTTATTGAGCAAGAGCCGGAGGCCGGTGTACTGGGTGACGACGAGGTCCGGTCGGCCGTCGTTGTTGAAGTCGCCGACGGCCACGCCCATGTTGTGCCCGGCGAAATCCAGTCCCGAGCCGGCGCTCGCGTCGCGGAACGTTCCGTCGGGTTGTTGGAGGTAGAAGACATTCTTGGGTCCGTTCGGTCCGCCGTTCTGGAGCAGAAGGATGTCGAGCCGCCCGTCGCCGTCTGCGTCGAACGCGGCGGCCCCGGAGCCGACCTGCTGGGGCATGAAGTACGTGCCCGCCGGACCCGGGTCGTGAACGAAGCGAATGCCGGACGCCTCGGTCACGTCCGTAAACCATGTTGACTCTTCTGGTTTTACGAGATCGGGGGTCGGTCCCGGTGTCGGTTGACGCGCGTAAACATACGCGAGCAGACTTGCCGCGAACAGGCACAGACACAGGATGCCAAGACCGACGCGCCGCATAAAGGTCGCCTTCACAAGAGCCGAGCCGGAGCGAAAACCGGTCAGAAACCCGCGCGAGTACGGGCTCGCTGGCCAACCCGGTGAGGGCGGACAGCCTCAATCACACAATAGTTCTGCTAACCATCCGCGTGGGCGAAACGAACGGCCGCATTCACACCAATCAAACCGAGATGCGTAGCAAATCGGCAGGATGGTCCTTCAAATCGAGTCTTTAGGAGTCGTTAACAACTTGTGAATTCAACGCAAGAATAATGCCGGCAGTCCGTCCCTGTCAACGAGTATTTCATTAAAAGAATTCGGATGGGTGGGCAGCTCAAAAGGGGGCGGATTTTTTGATACTCTAATGGTGGCATTTTGGTGAGGTTAAAAATCCCCGTCCGAACCCCCCGAGCCCCGTCATGGACACACTCACTCTGACCCCGGAACAAGAGCAACGGGCCGACGAACTCTACCAGCGGTTCCAGGATCTGTTCTGCGAGGAAGCCAAGCGGGTCGCCCGCCTGTTCGCCAGTAAGTCCGACGATCAACTCCTCGGGAAGACCGAGTTCGAACTCCGGGATCGGGTCCACGAACTGGCCGCCCGGAGTCTTCAGACCGCTCTCGACGAGCGGAAAAAAGGGGGTACCAGGGGTCGACCATGACGTGCCCGCACTGCCGGGAATCGGCCCGGTGCAAGGGATTCAAGTCCCGTCAATTGGTCAGCCTGTTCGGTCCGCTCGAGTACTCCCGGCACTACTACTTGTGCCGGCACTGCCACCACGGGATATCGCCCCTGGACGGGGTGCTCGGGTTACGGGCTCACGACCTGACCCCGGCCGCCGACGAGGTCGTCTGCCTGTCCGGGTTGGAGGATAGTTTCGCCACGGCCGCCGACACGGTGTTGCCGCGGTTGGCCGGTCTGCGAGTGAGTGAGTCGACGGTCCAGCGGGCGACCGAGGCCGCCGGCGAGCGGTTGGCCGAAGCCCAACATGCGGGCCAGACGTTCGGCCCGTCGACCCCGTGGGCGTGGCACAAGGATGCCGACGGGAAAACGGTCGGTTACGTGTCGGTCGACGCCACCGGCGTCGGGCAACAAGGTTCCCGCGGTGCCAAGGCCGAGGGGCGGATGGCGTACATCGGGATGATTTACAACCCGGTCCCCGAGGAACGCCCACGGTGGGCGAATCCGACGGCGGCCAAGCGACCGGAGTGGAAGGCCCGGTACGTGTCCCAGGTGCGGTCGCTCGCGGAGTTGGCCGAGCCGTTGCGGCGACAAGCCTCCCAGGTGAATCTGGGCGGTGCCGATCGATGGGTCGCGTTGTCCGACGGGGGCATTGGGTTGGAGGACTTCCTGCGGGCGAATTTCCCCCGTGTGGAAGCCGTCATCTTGGACTTCTACCACGTGGCCGAATACGTCGCCAAACTGTCCCGCGTCCTGCATCCGGGGGACGCGGACGCGGACCGGCGATGGCGGGAGACGACGTGCGAGGAACTCAAGACCTCCGGCGGATCCGCCGTGCTAGAGAAGGTCCGGTCGTTGGATCTCGCCGACCGGGCCGGGGCGGCGAGTGTTCGTGCGGAGGTCGTGACGTACTTCACGAATCAGACCCATCGGATGGATTACCCGCACTACTTGGCCCAGGGCTGGCAGATCGGCAGTGGTCCGGTGGAGAGTGCCTGCAAGACGGTCATCGGGGAACGCATGAAGGGCGGGGGAATGCGTTGGGGCGAGGACGGCGCCGATGCGATGAGCCACTTGCGCGCGCTGTTTTGTAGCTCGGATAACCAGTGGGCGGCGTTTTGGTCTAAGAGGCTGTCCGAAAAGTGACCTTGCTGTAAGTTGTGCGTCTCTTGTAAGTTAGTCGCTCCTTCGTACTCGAGGAGCGAAGTCATGGATGCGACCGTTCGCAAACCGTATCCGACCGATTTGACCGACCTCCAATGGGAGATCATCCAGGTCGTCCTGCCGGCCGCCCGACCCGGAGGACGCCCCCGGTCGGTGGACCTCCGGGAGGTGCTGAACGCGATCGTGTACGTGAACCGGTCGGGGTGTCAGTGGTCGATGCTCCCGCACGACTTCCCGGCCAAGAGTACGGTGTACGAATACTTCGCCCAGTGGCGGGACGATGGCACCTGGCAAGAACTCCTGGATGTCCTCCGGGAGGGGTATCGGGAAGTCCACGCCCCGAGTCACGAGCGGACCCCGAGTGCCGCGAGCATCGACAGCCAGTCGGTCAAAGGGACCGAACACGCGGGCGGGAACGGGTACGATGCGGGCAAGAAAATCCAGGGCCGGAAGCGGTCGATCGTGGTCGATACGCTGGGCCTGCTGATGGTCGTGGCGGTGACCGCCGGGCACGTCGACGACGCGGCCGCGGCCCCGACCGTACTCGAAGGGTTGGACCGTGACGCGTACCCGCGATTGAAGGTCGTGTGGGCCGACGGGAAGTACCACAACCATGCCCTGAACGGGTGGAAAGACGGCCACACGGAACTCGGATGGGAACTCGTCATCGTCCGCCGACCGGACGGGGTCAAGGGGTTCACCCTGTTACCCAAGCGGTGGGTCGTCGAGCGGACGTTCGGGTGGCTCGGGCGGGCCCGGCGGTTAAGTCGTAATTATGAGCGACTGAATAGTTCCAGCGAATCCATGATTCGTGTGCGGTCAATCCAGCTGATCCTCAATCGCATGGATCCACAAGAGCGTTATCCCCCGTTTAAATATAGAGTTGCATCAAAATAGTCTTCCCGGACAGGCTCTAAGAATTAGACCAGCTTCTGCCCCCTTACGTGACGCTCACCCAATTCGGATGAGTTGTCTCGAAAGTCAACGAGAAATGAAGCTTATGTCATTTTTCGGTCGCGAACTGCCTGTGCGAATGACGATGTCGGTTCTGCTAACCGACCCGATATGGTCGAAGAAAACTCGGCCGTGAATTCTGGGAAACGTGGTCGCCTCCGCTGTCAGGTTACACGGCTCTGGCCGTAATACGTGTACTGTTACCGTTTACGCCTATCGGCAGTGGCATCCGGTCTTCCGCCCGAAAGATCGGGATTCTTGGACCCAGCGAGGTGGCGGCACCAGACCGTTCGAGAGACACGGGCTCGGAAGGCGTATCAGTGCGACTCGGTCAGCTGGCGAAACTGCCGCTCCGGATTCTCGTTGACGAGCGTCAGCAGTTCGGGTGAGATGCTTTAACTCGTGGAAAACACACTTTCTGGGCGTTGCAGACGATGGGTGTCTCGTTCGGTGAACTCCTTCATGGCCGGACCGATGAGTGCGATCGCCGATGCCCTGGCCGACATAGAGGGGCAACTCCGGGCGGTCGGCGAGACGGAAGCCGCCGGTCGGCTTGCCGACCGGCGAACCGGGTTGGATGAGTCTGCTCTCCGGGTCGTGGTGTTCGGCGAATTCAACCGGGGCAAATCGACCCTCATCAACGCCCTACTCGGGCGCGTCGTTCTGGACGCCAAACTCGTGCCGACGACCGGCCACGTCACGCGCGTCACCTACGGCCCCATCGATCAGGGCGTCGTCCGGTACGCCGACGATCGTTGTGAAACGTTCGACCTTGCCCGCCTCGGATCGTTCTCGACCCTCGACCTTCAGGGCCGGGCCCGGGTGGACGTGGCCGCCATCGTCGTCCGCGTCGCCGTTCCGTTGTTGGCGGACGGACTGGTCCTGATCGATACGCCGGGCGTTTGTGAACAGGAGAGTCAGACCCGCCGGGCTTTGAACGCGATTGCCGAAGCCGACCTCGTTCTCCTCGTGTTGGACGCCCGCCAAATGCTCGGCCAGATCGAGCGGGAGTACGCCGCCGACTGGTTGACGGAGAAACTCGGCAAGCCAGTCACCCCGGTCATCAACTTCATGGGATTCATCGAGCCGGACGAACGCGGTGCCGTCCGCCAGGTTCTCGACCGGTGGTGCCACGGACGATTGCGCTCCGGACTCGGCCGGCCGTGGTTCGAGGTCGACGCCCTGGCCGCCCTCAAGCACGAACTCGGCCGGGGCGACCCGCCCGCGGACGATTACCAGACCCTCATCGATACCCTCGGCGGGTTCCGCGGCCCGACCCGCTTAGCCGTTCAGTCCGCCAGCCGTCGGGCTCAGATTGCGGCTGACCTTCGGGACATCAGTCTGGCGAACGCGACCGTTCGCGAGCGTCTGCAAGTCGACGCGGCCCGGGTGACACGGGAGCGAGAAACGGCCCGGACCGACTTGCAGACCCGACACCAGCGGTTCGACGCCGAGGCGCGGTTGAAGCGAGATGAGCTGGCGGTCGCGGTACGGACGATCCTTGGGGATATGCTGGAGGTTTTGATCGGCATCTGGTTTACCGGCGAGACGAAACAAGGGCTGGAAGAAAACGCCAGCAAGTGGTACGCGGACCGTCTGGCGGAGGCAATTCGCGGTGTCGAGAAGGCCGCCCTCGCGAAGCTCCTCGAACTGGCCGGCGATTCCCTGGCCCGCCCGGAACCGCTGACGGTCGGCGAGCAGGTTCTGTTAACGACGCGGTTGAACGTGGGTACCCTGGCGAACACGCCGGCCGGCCAGAAAGAGATCGGGGCGGGGGCCGTCGTGGGTGGCTTGATCGGGACGTTCGCCGTGCCCGTGCCGATCGTTGGGACGGCCATCGGGGCCGCGGTCGGCGGGTGGCTGGTTAGCCGATTCGCCACGAAGGTGCCGGACTACGCGGAGGCGTACCGGTCCCAGGTCCGGGATCGGTGGGCGACGGACACCAAAACCGTCACCAATATTTTGTTCGCCCAGTTCGACGCCCGGGTGGAGGAACTCCGGCGGCAGATTGCCAGTCAACTGGCGGGTTCGGTTATCCTGGCTTCGCCGGTTGAACTTCCTCGTCGCGTGGCGTTGGACCGGGCCATCGCGGCGGCCGTCCGGCTTGCGGCCGACGGCTGACAGTCGGGGTCATAAACTGTCCATGAATGGAGAAGGTGCGGGCCGGACGTTGTTCCCGAACCATCTCCCAATCATTCCTGCGGAAAAAGAACCAGTCGTCCCCTCA encodes the following:
- a CDS encoding dynamin family protein, which produces MAGPMSAIADALADIEGQLRAVGETEAAGRLADRRTGLDESALRVVVFGEFNRGKSTLINALLGRVVLDAKLVPTTGHVTRVTYGPIDQGVVRYADDRCETFDLARLGSFSTLDLQGRARVDVAAIVVRVAVPLLADGLVLIDTPGVCEQESQTRRALNAIAEADLVLLVLDARQMLGQIEREYAADWLTEKLGKPVTPVINFMGFIEPDERGAVRQVLDRWCHGRLRSGLGRPWFEVDALAALKHELGRGDPPADDYQTLIDTLGGFRGPTRLAVQSASRRAQIAADLRDISLANATVRERLQVDAARVTRERETARTDLQTRHQRFDAEARLKRDELAVAVRTILGDMLEVLIGIWFTGETKQGLEENASKWYADRLAEAIRGVEKAALAKLLELAGDSLARPEPLTVGEQVLLTTRLNVGTLANTPAGQKEIGAGAVVGGLIGTFAVPVPIVGTAIGAAVGGWLVSRFATKVPDYAEAYRSQVRDRWATDTKTVTNILFAQFDARVEELRRQIASQLAGSVILASPVELPRRVALDRAIAAAVRLAADG
- a CDS encoding CRTAC1 family protein → MRRVGLGILCLCLFAASLLAYVYARQPTPGPTPDLVKPEESTWFTDVTEASGIRFVHDPGPAGTYFMPQQVGSGAAAFDADGDGRLDILLLQNGGPNGPKNVFYLQQPDGTFRDASAGSGLDFAGHNMGVAVGDFNNDGRPDLVVTQYTGLRLLLNNGDGTFSDVTRESGVDNPAWGTSAAFFDYDRDGWLDLVVLSYVDYDPTWPCQAPNGTRDFCAPKTFKGRVSRLFHNLGGRPAATPGSNTPARARFEDVTETSGLGRTPGPGLGVVCADFDGDGWPDIFVANDGAANHLWMNQKNGTFKEEAVERSLAYNNMGQSQAGMGVALGDVNGDGMFDLFVTHLAEETNTLWTQKPRGFFRDQSAAAGLITPTWRATGFGTLLADFDHDGALDLAVVNGRVAARAAVDDWSLGPFWSRYGDRNQLFRGDGRGRFRDVSEANQPFSGQYAISRGLLRGDFDGDGAQDLLVTSVGGPARLYRNVAPNRGHWLIVRAFDPALKRDAYGAEIRVRAGDQTRTAWLNPAESYLCSSEPRAHFGLGTAARVDEIEVVWPDGTAEVFEEGCDADRRVELRKGAGRPARK
- a CDS encoding ISKra4 family transposase, whose product is MTCPHCRESARCKGFKSRQLVSLFGPLEYSRHYYLCRHCHHGISPLDGVLGLRAHDLTPAADEVVCLSGLEDSFATAADTVLPRLAGLRVSESTVQRATEAAGERLAEAQHAGQTFGPSTPWAWHKDADGKTVGYVSVDATGVGQQGSRGAKAEGRMAYIGMIYNPVPEERPRWANPTAAKRPEWKARYVSQVRSLAELAEPLRRQASQVNLGGADRWVALSDGGIGLEDFLRANFPRVEAVILDFYHVAEYVAKLSRVLHPGDADADRRWRETTCEELKTSGGSAVLEKVRSLDLADRAGAASVRAEVVTYFTNQTHRMDYPHYLAQGWQIGSGPVESACKTVIGERMKGGGMRWGEDGADAMSHLRALFCSSDNQWAAFWSKRLSEK
- a CDS encoding IS5 family transposase, with the protein product MDATVRKPYPTDLTDLQWEIIQVVLPAARPGGRPRSVDLREVLNAIVYVNRSGCQWSMLPHDFPAKSTVYEYFAQWRDDGTWQELLDVLREGYREVHAPSHERTPSAASIDSQSVKGTEHAGGNGYDAGKKIQGRKRSIVVDTLGLLMVVAVTAGHVDDAAAAPTVLEGLDRDAYPRLKVVWADGKYHNHALNGWKDGHTELGWELVIVRRPDGVKGFTLLPKRWVVERTFGWLGRARRLSRNYERLNSSSESMIRVRSIQLILNRMDPQERYPPFKYRVASK